ACTTTTTTCCCTTTGTTTACTGCTTTGTGGAGAAAGTATAATGTTCAGTCTCAACTTCAGTTTGTTTATGTAACACTGTGATGACCAACTTCCTAACACAAAGGGGCACGCAGGTCAATATTTTTGAAGCCTCAAGGCCCGCATATAAATTTATAACTATTAAACATCCCAGTAGCACAGGGGATACAGCTAAGGTTTTGGGGTAGCCTGAGTTTTTTTTCCCTCAGGGGCCACAAAGATTAGTACAGAGGTGACATTACATCCCTGGTGTAATATAAATGAAGCATTTTGTTGCATTATGGggataatgttttgtttttttctttatggtTAGCAAAATGTGAACTAAAATCAGCATTTTAACTCTCTGATATTCTGTTACATACTTTGTAGAGCTTTCATTTAATTATATGACAAGTCAATTCCTTCCTAATCATAAATGTGATCTGCGATAGTTAATAGTGAGTAAAAAATTGAGCTTTGTGAAAATTTATGCCCAGGGTTGTTCTTCACTTATTAtttaatacataattaaaatatcaGAGTTGCTTTTGTGAATTTTTGAGGATTGCATGAATTTGTGAGGCTAGTGTATTtacacttaaagtgattgtaaagttgaaggaattaaaaacaggggcactttaattcattaaactttacaaagacgcttattttaaaaaaaaaaaatacttacctttttgttgcGGTAAACAGACTGCCaatcctccgcctgcatctccttctgtattgagcAGATCAATGACAATCTCCAGTTTtctccaattgttgtgtgcctcCATTGGTGTCCAGCTTgcggggcacgcaacgattgaaggaagccggattcgtcatcgatatgcaaCATACAGAAGAAGATGCGGGATGAGGATCGGTGGTATGTTTaccataaagaaaaggtaagtatttttttgttaataaagcgtgtttgtaaagttttattaattaaagtgcccctgtttttatgagtatttttagatactgggcactaattccttaaactttacaatcactttaagcctcAGGGACTGCCACAAGGTCAGCACTTCAGTCTATCCCTAGCTAAATATGTAGGTTAATCAAAATGTCTGAGCTACGGATAAATATATTTTGCTCAGACAGGGATATAATAAAGTTCTGGGGGATTATAATGTCATGTTTTCAACTAGTCTAAACAGGGCAGTAAGTGCCAAGCATTTGAGTCTGAAATTAGGTTCCAagatttagtgtttgcaatgtcaaaataaagttacaaaaaagtAAGTGCCCCTTGGTCAGGCTTTTTCTATATACTACTTGATTTACTGCATTAATACAACACCAATGTTTGCAAAGTGCATTGTATGTACACAGTCTCCTGTTGAAATGTGTCAAAAGTAATATAGAGCCCCTGCCTGCTTTAAAATATATGATCAGCATCTCCTGGTTTGGTGGCCAACTCCAGTCCTTGAGGGCTTCATCTAGAACAGAACTACATTCAACTGTTTTAGGAATAATGAGATTCCCTGATTATTGCTTACTCATtatataaagcatttttttttacattttaaaggtcTAAGTATTTGATGGTTGATTAAAACAAAGTTGTAATGCTAATTATGTGTTTCAAAGAACCAGAATAATGAGTGCATTTTTTGAGGTTCATACTCCTAGTACATAGCCCTTTTGTATTAAAGCTGCATTACACACACAAGCTGATTTTGGTGAAGATAACAAATGCAAAGAATACCAGTACAATATCAATGCAAAGTTATGTGAATAAGTCAATGGTATTTGGCACAAAAACATTACACAGTGATGTAATCGTTTTATTCTCATTCTCTTATACTATGGAGGACACCATTCATGTGGACAATCTTCCAAGCCATGCACCTCAGCAGTGGTGGTGAAAGTGTATAAAACATGCTCATAGTTACCGCTATCATGCATGACAGGTTTAAACAATACAGTGAATATATGAGGCAATGCTTATCACGCTATATAGTGTCAATCTTTTGTATTTAAGGAAGCATTTTAACACAAGTGAACTGCATACACAGCTGAGACACTACCCGTTGTGGAAGCATGTTTACAAGAGTGGAGCGCCTTGGGAACTGTTGTTCAGTCTTTCTTTTTTGCGCTTTCTCTAAGTGTTGTGTGATGGACAGAAACCCTCAAAGTAGCATCACAATGATACAGATGAGCAGCAGACATATGAGAAtcagagaaaaattgataaagaGCTCCTGTAGATTTCGGCGCGTTTGTGGATTGACCTCAATGTTTGAGGCTCTCCTCATGGCTGAGCGGGTTATGTGCTGGACTTTCTCCATGGCTACACAAGGATAGGGGATGCAGAAGGTGAGTTATAGAAGAAgtgcagatagagagagagagcttcCTGCGTGAAGAGTGAAAGAGAAACCTGAATCTTCTCCCTGACTTCTAGAGATCCTGTGTTGGAGCTGGGTAGGCAGGAGAGTGAATAGTTAGAGAAATAATAGTGAAAGTGAATCATGCAAATTAACTAACAAGTGCCTCTGTTAAACCGCAAACCCAGTTCACTTAAAGTTCCCCACTATAGTCACACATTTTACCAAACCAAGTATAGTGGGACAGGCCCTTATCAACTATTAAAGAATTTCATGTCTCAAACGCATTTCACTACAGAATGCAAATAATTATTTGATATTAGTGTGTACactgcagaattaaatttaaaattatcaccctgacctacaaagtgcTTACCAATGCCGCCCCCACAacttgtcctcactaatcaacaaatatactctagcCTGCCCTCTTAGGTCCAACAACCTGCTTCTTGCATCTGCTACCATCACctattcccatgctagactgcaggacttctcttgtgcggcaccaacccactggaacacacttcctcatgCTGTCCGACTTTCCTCTAatctgtcctctttttttttttttaaagctccctaaagacatttttgttcaagtaAGCTTATCACCCTACTCGGTAACGAATTAATCCTACtttcctaataattgccctcatctaactctgtactaacacCATCCTACCCTtccagattgtaagttcccacgggaaatagggccctcaattcctgcagtatttgataaattttgtcctgtctctcttaaaaatattgtatccacgtacttttatcttttgtaaccatggacagtgctgcagaatttgttggcgctttataaataaagtataataataataataataataataataaaaacaaaaaacacacacagtgcTTGCACATAGTCGCACATATTTCTTTTACATAGTTACACATAGTGCTTGCACATAGTCGCACATAGTGCTTGCACATAGTCGCACATAGTGCTTGCACATAGTCACACATAGTGCTCtaacaaaataaagcattttcttttttgcactgttatgtccctttaatagtaattaTATTTTTGACTGATTTTTCAGTGACTGATATGCATTTACCATTTGCATGCCCTGAATACATTCCTCTACTAACTCCTCTACTGACATGTTCTATGCCTCGGTAGATGTTTCAgtccctttttatatttacagaacTTATAGGTTTTATTGCCTGACCACAGTGCCTTTAGAAGTGTTTGTAATACTTCATTTTGCAGCCCTTATTAGGCTAAGACCACACATGCCATCAGTCTGGCACAGAGCACACATTGCTTTCAGCTGCTTTCCCAGAGCAAGACAGAGGCCAGAGGAGTCTTACAGTACATGACATACTCCTATgttagcatttattattattatcggttatttgtagagcgccaacagattccgcagcgctaatttatCTGCTCAGTAATGCCAAATCCCCTACCTCTGTGCACATATAGTATAGTTAATTCAATTAGCTTCTACCCCATAGCAATATTTAATATTTGCTACCCAGTCAAGTAAATTAGCCTTATTTGGTAAACTTTTCAAGTTAAGCAAAAATAGTTTGAATACTTTAAGCTCACAATCATAGAAAAATCGTAGTGTGTCTATATAAGacacattatacacatgcactacTACCAGATGTTTATTTTATGTTGCTACTGCTATGGTTAAAGTGAATCTTTCTTTGCTACAGATAAAGAATACATATTCGTAAACTGTGCACACTGATCTGTTGATTGAAAAAGATATATGCACAAGCCTCATCTGTTCATAGTGTGTATGTTTAATAAAGAAAATTAAGCATGGAGGCATTTAGTGCAATCACTGATACATTCTTCAGTGGCAAATGTAAGTAGCATGACAACATCTAAACCTTTTCTTCTCCCTTctaactttttggattattcttCATCTATCTTTATAGAATTGCCTTCTCTGATTTATAAAGTGTGTGTGGCTGCTTCTTCAATAATctacacaaataaataatataaatctgTGTGAGTCACAGGTTTTATTGTGGCTCGAGTCAGTTAAAGCCATAACTTGGATATCTTTTAAATTAGGGATTTCCTTTGTCTAGCCATTCCAAATCACCTACCTGTCTCCATTTGCAACACACACCATTCTCTACTGTGTAGATGTCTCATTCCTTTCATCtgcttgtgtgtttcagtgtgtgtttgtatgtaggtTTGTGGTAATCATCTTACTAAAGTAAAGTACCTATTTCACTTTTGGATCAGTTCCAACATGATATACAAGACACCTCTTTgcttaataaattattataattttagaAGGTAGAGTTTATACTAATCAGATACTTATCTGATATAAAAAGTATGATGTTCCGTTTTTAAATTAATCTATTCAGAAAATGTTAATGTTTTTATATTTGCAAAGtttatatttaaactatatttttttgtAGCCTGACCCTTCCCAATTTAAACTCCCCCCCCCTATACAgccaatcatataaaaaaaacatgtatttgtAGAATGATGTCCCTAGTTTACTGTCTGTGATTTTACTGATAATTTTAAAATTTACGTTTTATTACAGATTTTGGAAACAGGTGTTTTATGAAATATGGTTGAAAAGAAAAtttcaataatatttatttctctaaATTTTAGATTTCAGGAGAGAGTCATGATGTATAACGGTTAGTTATAATATCTACATTTATGAGACACAATATATCTAGCAATTGTCACAAAGGGAATCTAGATGAATATATTCCTTCTTGCCTGTATATCAGTTAGATTCTGCATAGCATGTGGAAAATCCCAGTTCAGACACTGTGCCTGAATTTCTTCATACTGGTGCACCCCTATCACATTTATAATAATCCAATGTTTTTTTCTGAGGGATACAGAAGCACTGCTTCAAATTGCTTTTGCATGTGAACGTCCAATGCCCACTAAAGCCTTATGGGTACAGTAAAGATGTTTATGGATTTGGAAAAAGGTCATGAATGGAAAAGAGATTGCATGGATTAATAATACCTTTGGCCTTTGTTGTGCCAGCTTATCCTTCTACATATATTCAACCTCACTTGCTGTTGTCCCTGGTAAACACTGACATTATTACATTAGCCTTTTATCTCAAAACGTGCCAGGAATGCTCAGACTTCCAAGCTGAGTCACAAGCAAATAAATGTTCTCTATTTAATTGTTACACTTTAAACGCAGGTGGTATTTTTTTTATAGAGGTTTTTTTGTCTGTTATTTATGGTGAATGGCAGCATTATGACTACTGGGATGTAATTCTTTTTAAAGTTAACAGTTGAAGTAGACATGATTCATAACTGTTTAAGTATGCCAGTAATAATTtatgaattgtattttatttgttattttatttctaatcATCTTCCTATGAATTAATGTATATCAGGTATAGCTGATGTATCCTACTTGACACTCAGTGTAAAGCAGACAAGACTGGGTGTAGATATAGGCAAGCTAGACAGCTGCCTAAGTTAGGTTTTACTATAAGGGTTATATAGCTTTTACGTTATCTAAGTTTGTGGAACTTGGTTGTATCAGCATATAATTCCCTGGAATAacatttgaagaaggatttggcaCCATTTACAAAACAGGACTTTGGCCTGGTCCTATGTAGATTCTCTCATTGTAGCCTTGTAGCTATATGTACCTTAGTGCTTTAGATACTGGCTATTCTCATGGAAAATAGATTCTCTGAGAAGTGCATGGTTTTCATCTGcacctaatactatatatatatatatatatatatattaatcctcGGATATGCTGCttactattgttgtttttttttttctttctttaaaatcaATTTTGCAATTAACACCCTAAGCTGGCTTTTAAACCAAACTATGTCTCTACCTCCTTAAGATTCTTGCTAGGTCTTCGATATGACAGAAACTTATAAAactgtttaatatatataattgtgaATGCAAAGGGTAGAAACTAGCTTGTTAGtgcatttgcagagtttggcaacatgtGTGCTACCTGGGTGTTTAGGTGGTGGTATGGGTGGAACATGCATTCATTTAATAGCAGTAGAGACAGGCATCAGCTGTGAGAGTTAACTTTATATCTGGTACTTTGGCAAAAGGATATTAAAACCTCTAATTTTACAATCACAAAATCACAATTATCCATTAGACTAGTATGTTAGTCATAGGTATGTTTTTTTGCAGctttatttatctgtttttttcttgtaattcaTGCAGCTGTTAAattaattaaaggaccattaaagcgacagtcaagtccaaaaaaaactttcatttcatttttttaaacaacttttcaatttacttttatcaccaattttgctttgttctcttggtattcttagttgaaagctaaacctaggtggttcatatgctaatttcttagaccttgaatgccgcctctgcatgtgacagttttttaccactagagggcgttagttcatgtgtttcatatagataacattgagcttatgcatgtgaatttactgaggaatgagcactggctaaaatgcaagtctgtcaaaagaactgaaataagggggcagtctgtagaggcttagatgcaaggtaatcacagaggtaaaacgtgtattattttaaatgttggatatgcaaaactggggaatggttaattaagggattatctatcttttaaaacaactaaaattctggtgttgactatccctttaaacttgacaTTTTACCAATGTatcaaatgtttcattattgcaattgaaacattattgcaatatacatttattatttattttgttgccttttgctgtaaaatacatctaaaaattgtgcttgtttcacattcttccagggaggcttgggttaataattttaagcaatttttgtgAGCGTTTGTttactttccctccctccctaagcttctagggtgtcacatgcttttaaaaggtggattatcagtgttgcatcaacaatcatgataggaaaataaTTATTTGCAATAGTAACAAAGTTTAATCAGTGCTTAAACCACCTCATGGGAATACAAGAGAGCAGTCTACCCCAGTCTACATATGTGCAAACACAGTTTGTGCTATATCTAAatatttgtttgtgattggttagcaagggttcttttgttctggggacagggaaatcagtgaaaagaataaacataaaaattataCTCATTTGAAAAATGaatctgcagttttcattgcaaaaagtattcttatatatgaaggttcataattaTGTAGTTTACAAGttgtggttaatgtccctttaacattgccaaATGCCATTCTAAACCTAAGTGCCAATACATTGTGCAAAGCATATTTATTCCAATTCTAAAGTGAAGTGTTGTATAAATAAGTTCTTCATATTTTTACTGTATAATTCATTTTCTGAGGCAACTGCTATAGTACAAGTGCACTGGCCTATGGCTAGCTGTAGTTTTATGGATTCCacttctgtttttaataaaaacctcAATTAAAAGGTGCGCAGGATTTTGCTGAGAATGAGTGTGGAACAGTACAATACAATTGTAGTCTGTTTTTCCTTACTAGAGTAGCAACACCTGGCTGTAACATCACGCTCCTATATAGACACATGTATTTAACAGTACATTTAGTAAATTTggtctttttttgtattttaggaTGTTTTTACATGAGAACTCGATAGTTAATTTATAAATACTTTAttgattattgttgttgttaatattatATAGACAATTTGCTGATCGATCAGTAACAATTTGGATAATACTTTTTTTGAAGGTTATTTTATACTAGGATACTGAACTATGTTAACATTATTAAGTTTTTTTGTTAATGTTCTTCAGTCATTTTTTATTTGTTGCTAAATCTGAGATTACGTGAGCAATGTTTTGGCATACACATCACAAAATATCTAATTGTGAGATTGAAAAAGTCAAGCTTCCAGTAAAATTATATGTGGACTCATTTGTTTCACTCTTCTgctaaataaaccttttataaaGTAAGTGATTTCTTGCCAAATGTTAGTAAACGGAGTCAAAAGCTGATTCTTTCTCAAACTAAAATACCCACATTGTATTGTGGTATGATAAGAtttcttttgttttataaatatacatCCATCTTTGGCTCCACTTTCTGCCAATCCCTGTTGCTATAGATAATCATTAGCGCTCTGACGCAGACACCTTACCTTTTACTCGCTGCTAGTTGTGAGTGCAAGCTCAGTGTGCCCCAGGCAAGTCTTCATCACACTGCCAGAGCCTCAGTGACAATGCTGGGGTTTATGGGAACAATTGAGGAGGTGTGGATAGGAGCCAGTGACTGTAGATAGCACAGCTTAGAGAGGAGGGTTCCTGACATCATAAGATTGTCCGATTGGTTGGAATTCTGTAGTGCAGCAACAGTCTACACAAATCTTTAGTCCTTAAAAGGGTCAGACATATGATTATTAACCTCTATAGATCTGGATCTGTCTGCCATATCTAATATGTGCAGCTTTATTTGAATACTGATAAGTATTCTATGTGTTGTGATCTTGTAAGTCCATGTTTA
This genomic stretch from Bombina bombina isolate aBomBom1 chromosome 4, aBomBom1.pri, whole genome shotgun sequence harbors:
- the PLN gene encoding cardiac phospholamban, producing MEKVQHITRSAMRRASNIEVNPQTRRNLQELFINFSLILICLLLICIIVMLL